In Vespa velutina chromosome 1, iVesVel2.1, whole genome shotgun sequence, the genomic stretch AAACTCGATAACCTGCTCTGTAACATCGGCAATGATCTTGATCCCTGTTCCCATATGGTCGCCTTTTCCACTTTCTccgtgaatatttttcatctcgtATATCCTATCCGTACAATGTGACATATCGGGCAAGGAAATGATCGGTTTCATTGTATACATCGTGGTTTCGCCGCTTCTTTCAGTCAGTCTcatatcgaatatttaaaaatcacgTTACACGTGTTCGTCAAATCGTTCGCACTTTTGTTCTCGCTTCGTATTTTTCGAACTTGTTAGACAGCCATCTTTATTAGTTGTTTCTGTCTGCTTCTATTGCTTTTTGCCATCTTTGtccccctcttctttctttatatgtcCTTGTACCAGGCATTACTACatccgttattatattttcaagtatAGATGGCATTGCTgtagtttaattaaaatcattttaccacttttatacttatatctctaaaaaaaagatatgaaaattcTTAACGTGTAAATGttctacaatattttatacaaataatttattgcagagagtaatttttgaattataaatCCATAAAagttaaagattttctttttatatatttattcaaagttttttaattaaatcgttgaTCAAacttcaatataaattaattttcgcaaatattattattttcgcactgaaatcgtattttcttagaatatgaattaaaaatacatatatattatcatttatttttcacaatatcttattttgtatttttcttcgtactaTATTTGACTATTAGaatcaaatattatagtaCTTATTAgtagatattataatacttcATTTTATTAGTATTGTATATAAGACAGATAATATTTGTCTAATAGTTGACTtatctaaaaaattaaaggaatattaaaatgaaacatatttaaatttcgtGATTCTTTGCCATTCAGTTTTGTTCTATACAGATGGCGTGGTTGTTAATACTTgttttaatgtataaaaataatgtttgaaTTGATCTATTGAACAAATGTATTGTTAAGATGTTATATacattcaaaaaaagaaaattcaaattgtTTAACTAgacattatatttaaatatacattttttaaagcGGTCATTGATTAGGTCAAAGTGGTGTCCTCTGTCGAAGCTTCTATTAAACTAAGGTTAGATTGGCAGATCTTTCGCTGATTACGGCTGTTTTCTCGTCTGTAAATCAGtcatttctttatcaaaagtattaaaagaaaattaattaatagtgaTTAACGTATAATTTTGACGAACGCGTAATCGCAATCTCATATTGAATAAAGGTGAGGACGACGGTTCGTCGGAAGTGCGGTTAGaatcgcattttttttttgaacgcaCATATCGCCACCTATGGTTGATTCGATAAGGTCTTCTCTAGTTACGGTGAAAAAGATTGGATCTTGCATACGTTTTGCGTGAATgcggaaaaagaggaaaagctTATGCATagtttacttttaattaatcggCCTTCTTTAGAATTTTGTGTGCCATATAAAGATCTTTCGTCAAAAGGAAAACTGCGAGTTTTTGTTTAGATCTTGGCTATATTTGTAGCAGATGCGTTTCGAGGACTGACATGGCGGCGATTCGATGAACCAATTGGAGCAGCGCTCTCTTAGAGAAGGCCGTGTTGTAAATTCCCCTTATATTCCGCGTCAGCGAGCTATTCCGTACTTCGTTTTGTCGTTATTGCtggtaaatcatttttatcaagaagaagaagtgataGTTGTCGATCGGTAGTATCGAGGGGTGGCTTCAAGAGATTTCAACGGGACGttaataatgagaaaattgTGTTTGGTCACGTGACCGTAGCCGAAAAATGGCGCAAAGATCAGAGTACAAACATGGGTTCCATTTCGTTGCTGCGGTGTCATTTGTATTTGTTTACAAGCGCGCTTTTTCACAAAACACGTGTTAAGTAAGTGCCATTTTTTTGGCAGTGGGTGACAGACAATGACGGGAAGAGGTTCCAAAAGACGGGGCCGGCCACCGAAGTCGGTGGTCATGGAAAGGCCCAAAAAGTTTCAATATCACCTTATGAAGAAACCAAAATATTTGCAAAACAAGGATTCAGAGACGCCAAATTCACAACCGAGTACACCAACGGCGTCGAGACCTTCTTCACCAGTGGAAAGTGAGGAAAGTAGACGTAGTACACGAAATCGAAAATCTCGTGGGCCGAGGGATAGGCACTCGCGTAAAGGTGGTCATTCTAGTTCAGGTGCATATCAGCGCCGAGGTTACAATCCGAATGTGGATTACCATGACTCTGAATATCATTATGGATCTGATTTTGGTGATGAATCCAGTGAGAAGAgtgaagtagaagaagatcCTCTGCAAAGCGATATAGATTCTTCTGAGAGTATGGAAGAACCTGATCCATCTAGCGATAgtgatttttctctctctagttATAGTACGACTAGTGGTACACCCCGTAAAACACTTTTGAGTCAACAACGACCACCAAGTCCAGAGCCGTTGTGGCTGCAAAACAGAGAACTTCCTTCTCTTACTCCACCAAAATCTTCAGATGACTTATTGGTTCCTAAGGAACTTGTTATGCCATCACTTTCCATTTATGAGGTATTAAGACATTTTCGTACATTGGTACGTCTTTCTTCGTTTAGATTTGAAGACTTTTGTGCAGCTCTAATGTGTGAGGATCAAACTAATTTATTAGCTGAGATTCATATCATGCTAATCAAAGCACTTCTACGAGAAGAAGATTCGCAACAAACGCATTTTGGTCCATTAGATCAGAAAGATTCTGTTAATGTGAGCTTGTATTTTGTTGATTCAATGACTTGGCCAGAAGTTTTACGATCTTATGTTGAAAGTGATAAAAGCTTTGATCAAAATGTTCTACAAATTCTAACAACTTCTGAATATCCTTTTACATCTACTGAAAACAGAATCAAGGTCTTGCAATTTTTAACAGATCAATTCCTGATAACAAATCCAGTTAGAGAAGATTTATTGCACGAAGGTATGATAAgtaatatgttaaatattatagtaatactacattttatattatataataattggatTTGGCAAGAtacaatatcatttattttgatatacaATCATATTGCTATAGTCAGCAggataacatttattatgacCATGCTGATAGTTcactataatttttaattactagtttctatctattaaattgtaataatggaagtataaatgtaaaattatcgaatagttcttaatgtttatatattcatttaatgtaacaatatgttaaaataattcgaattttgtataaataattgatatctttatattctatttatgagatacataatatttttatataatacatgtaaaatgaaaattttatttgtaataaataaaataattttattttatttattaataaataaaattatattaataaaattttttctaggAAATATGCATTATGATGACCATTGTAGAGTATGTCACCGTCTTGGGGACTTATTATGCTGTGAAACTTGTCCAGCTGTTTTTCATTTAGAATGTGTTGAACCTCCATTAGTAGATGTTCCTACAGAAGATTGGCAATGCAGTACTTGTAAAGCTCACAAAGTTACAGGAGTTGCTGATTGCATTCCTGATGTTGAAAAAAATGGTTCTTTATGTAGGCAAGAACATTTAGGTTTTGATAGACACGGTAGAAAATATTGGTTTCTTGCAAGAAGAGTTTTTGTGTAAGATTTCTATTTTACAAATGATAgcaaaattgttattttatattgttatctacattataactatattacaattttatagaGAAAGTGAAAATGGAGAAGTTTGGTATTATAGCACACCATTACAGTTAGAAGAATTAATGCATTGTTTAGATCGTAATGAAATGGAAGTTGCACTTTATCGTGAATTATCAGATTATAAAGATGAAATTGTACGTCAAATGGAACTTACAGAATCAATTACTAATCAATTCAAGGGTAACAAGAAATCGTacttagaaatagagaatagTGAGTATTGCATATTAAGCTCTCTATGGTTACTTACATTatcatttgtataatattaatagtaatagacatttataacataatgaactatataaaaataacataaacattttaatgataatataggCCTCAtacaaaaaattcaaaaagaacGTCAAGAAAAgcaggaaaaagaagaagaggaaaagaaagaaaaacaaaggcaAGAAGCTGAAGAAATGGTACGCAGGATACACGAAGGTTCTGATTCTTTAGAAGAACGCCTAACAGCAACAACAGAACAAGATAATAAGGGGGTAGTAGAAGAGCAAATGACAACACAAGTACCAGAGATGATAGCTGAAAACATTGAAGTGGATGGGGCTACTAATGTATCTACAACTTTAAATACTGATGTGGCAAACAATACTGTTAAACCTAACACTACATCATCATCTGAggagatggaagaagaaacagcggaaggagaagaaaatgtttcaaaaataGGCAAAGATGGTATGTCATATAAcacattaatctttttttttataaaaaacaattatatagaaatataagatGGAATTTATTTTCTGTAGGTAAGAAACATACTATAGTAACAAGATCAAAAACAGGTTCTTTGCAACCTCGCACTTTTAATATGGATGATTTAAAACGACGAAGTACCGCTTCGATGTCAAGAGAAGAACTTGAAAAATTAGATAAGAgtttgaaagaagaaggagaaagtacTAGATTGACAAGACAAAAAGCACATCAGATTGCTTCTGGCACACATCTCTTTAAATTGGGAATGGACAACAATTTTAAATCATATGTTAATCAGTATAGCACTAATCCTATTGctttgaataaaattcaacGAAATGAAGAACGTGATAAGAAGCGCCACTTATCACATAAATTTTCGCTTACACAAGCATCAGAGTTCAAATGGGTTGGAAGTTTAACAGGAACTCGTGCTCTTTTAGTTAGTACTCTTCGTCAAACTATTCTTCAACTTGAAAGCAGTATACAAGCTCCATTTATGCATACAAATTGGCCACTTTTACGCAAACCATGGACTACTGCAGTAGGTGCATGTATAAATCCAAGAGATTTTGCACGAGCACTCATCGTATTACAAGCATGTATAAAAGCAGTTGTATTTGCTAGTGTTTGGCATGACCAACTTGGACATGTAAAATTACAAAGAGTGACTGCACTTgagcgagaagagaaaaaacgtcaagataaaaaagaaaagaaagaaaaagaggatgaagaagagcgtaatagattatttaattttgttaaatatacgTTAGGTTTAAAACATCAAGTATGGAAACAAAAAGGTGAGGAATATAGAGTTCATGGACAAGGAGGTTGGTTGTGGGTGTCAGCAAGTCGACGATATAGATTTAGTAATATGAGAAAATTAGGTCTAAGAACTGGGCCACAAAAAATTATGGTGCAAATTAGAGATCAAGgtggaataaaaatattagctTTGGATCCTCCTACTTATgagtttttaattaaagaatattgTTCAAGTCCGGATggaaaaaatgatatagataaaacaactgtaaaaaaagaaattgatgatTTATCAATGGAGGAATTGTCTATTGATAatagtacaaaaaaaattaaacaagaaTGTAAAATGGAAAATGTTAAATCTGAAGAAAATGCAGAAATTAAACAAGAAGTGGATAAAAATGGGCCAGTAGCAGTTCCTAAAACAGAACAAACAGCAATCaaacaagaaattaaaatgaatctaTCCTGTaagtgtattatatataataagtatcaAATGAtgtgttattttatatattatatagtaatttataaatttattaaatcttatgTTTTTTCAAGTTTTAGCTGGCATGAAAATTGAGAAAGTTTTTACACCAATTAAAGAATTTGAAGAAATTGACATAACAAAAGCATTAACTACACCTGGGAGACTTCATTACCCAAAAATTGGGAAGAAAACTAGAATTGATGATTTTCTTGCACGTCGAacacatttaaaattattagaagagagaagattgTTGCAATCTGttagtatttttttaatgatatttattttttctcttttttttctatattttgtttgttttttttaatttatcatttcttaatataggtattcttataatttctcatgtttagataaataaatatatttattttgtacagGAGAAAACAAAGGAACTTACAGGGCAAACAGGCGGTCATAAAATAGTAGATGGTGACACTGATATTGATATAGAAAACAATGATGAAAGTGATACTGATGGTGGGGATGGTTCTTTACAATCCATACTATCCGGTAAACAACAACCTAATAAAGCAATGTCATCAGCAGcaaaagaaatgttaaatgCAATAGGAAAACGCATTCAACAAGTTAGAGGACAATATGCAAACATTATGAAACTTGGGAAGAATGGAAGTTGCTATTCACAATATTGCAATATGACAACTATGCCAGGAAAAATTGCAATTACAGCACAAAGTTTAACATCTACATGTTATTCTCCAATATGTCTTCAGAAAGCAAGATTAAAACGTGACCTTATAGCATTACTACGAAAGGCAAATGCCTTGAACAATAATCAAGTACCATCTCACTCGTCACAAAACAAGACTGATGGAAATGATGAGGCTAAAGATGCAATTAGAAGAGATTTAGAATCTGCTGTTGCTTCAGCAACTCACTGTACCGAAGAATTTCAAACAATAAATGtaactataaataaatcatcaaaCTTCAAAGATGGATCAGCACACAGtgctaaaaaaacaaaattggaacataaagtatgtattattatttgatttttcacatattttagtaattaatttatttattttaaagattgattatgaaataatttgtattaattagcaaaataaaaatcattgtaataacacaaaatataacaagaataattttttacaggGATCAGAAAATGATTctaatttgaataaaagtGAAACTATAGTTACAACAAAAAGTAATATTGTAACAACAGCTACAGTAACTACTACTCAACAAACCATTAAAACAGTTGATGGTATTGTACAAAGTATGCACGAAAGCATTACTTCTCATAATTCAACTACATTTTTATCAGAAACTAAAACTAGGTATTataaaagatctttttaaCATATctcatatgtatttaaaaggTATAAAccttaaataataaacatatgactttcagtaatataaataatgtaggATCAAAAACAACGATTATTAACAAGAGAGGAAGAACAGTACAACGAAGTACAGTAGCTAAGGAATTAAATGCTGATGGAACTGAAAGAATATATACTGCCAGCTCAACGGAAGgaaaagtttatttaaaaaaagttgCAATTTCTTTAGctgatagaaggaaaaaacgaacACCAGTAAAATATCCTTTATGTTCGACATTTTGTACTAAAAATAAACGTCGTAGTATTTTACTTCTTCCACAACATGAATTACGAAAATTAGCCAGAGTTGGTGGACGAATACCAGTTCAAGGTTTTCATCACATGGCtaaggtgtgtgtgtgtgtgtgtatggtgatttttatatattatgtatagtACTAAATAACAttacttttttcatatcagtatttgtaatacattatcttattttttctaaattttaggCAAACCTATCAGTTTGGCCATATCCTTGTCCTAGACCATTATTTAAGACATGTTGGTTATATCGAACAGTTGGCTTAAAATCTTTAGCTGCAGCAGCTCTtcaattaagaatattatggGCATGTTTGCGTTGGGATGATATGGCAGCAAAACCATTATCTAC encodes the following:
- the LOC124947897 gene encoding nucleosome-remodeling factor subunit NURF301 isoform X1; translated protein: MTGRGSKRRGRPPKSVVMERPKKFQYHLMKKPKYLQNKDSETPNSQPSTPTASRPSSPVESEESRRSTRNRKSRGPRDRHSRKGGHSSSGAYQRRGYNPNVDYHDSEYHYGSDFGDESSEKSEVEEDPLQSDIDSSESMEEPDPSSDSDFSLSSYSTTSGTPRKTLLSQQRPPSPEPLWLQNRELPSLTPPKSSDDLLVPKELVMPSLSIYEVLRHFRTLVRLSSFRFEDFCAALMCEDQTNLLAEIHIMLIKALLREEDSQQTHFGPLDQKDSVNVSLYFVDSMTWPEVLRSYVESDKSFDQNVLQILTTSEYPFTSTENRIKVLQFLTDQFLITNPVREDLLHEGNMHYDDHCRVCHRLGDLLCCETCPAVFHLECVEPPLVDVPTEDWQCSTCKAHKVTGVADCIPDVEKNGSLCRQEHLGFDRHGRKYWFLARRVFVESENGEVWYYSTPLQLEELMHCLDRNEMEVALYRELSDYKDEIVRQMELTESITNQFKGNKKSYLEIENSLIQKIQKERQEKQEKEEEEKKEKQRQEAEEMVRRIHEGSDSLEERLTATTEQDNKGVVEEQMTTQVPEMIAENIEVDGATNVSTTLNTDVANNTVKPNTTSSSEEMEEETAEGEENVSKIGKDGKKHTIVTRSKTGSLQPRTFNMDDLKRRSTASMSREELEKLDKSLKEEGESTRLTRQKAHQIASGTHLFKLGMDNNFKSYVNQYSTNPIALNKIQRNEERDKKRHLSHKFSLTQASEFKWVGSLTGTRALLVSTLRQTILQLESSIQAPFMHTNWPLLRKPWTTAVGACINPRDFARALIVLQACIKAVVFASVWHDQLGHVKLQRVTALEREEKKRQDKKEKKEKEDEEERNRLFNFVKYTLGLKHQVWKQKGEEYRVHGQGGWLWVSASRRYRFSNMRKLGLRTGPQKIMVQIRDQGGIKILALDPPTYEFLIKEYCSSPDGKNDIDKTTVKKEIDDLSMEELSIDNSTKKIKQECKMENVKSEENAEIKQEVDKNGPVAVPKTEQTAIKQEIKMNLSFLAGMKIEKVFTPIKEFEEIDITKALTTPGRLHYPKIGKKTRIDDFLARRTHLKLLEERRLLQSEKTKELTGQTGGHKIVDGDTDIDIENNDESDTDGGDGSLQSILSGKQQPNKAMSSAAKEMLNAIGKRIQQVRGQYANIMKLGKNGSCYSQYCNMTTMPGKIAITAQSLTSTCYSPICLQKARLKRDLIALLRKANALNNNQVPSHSSQNKTDGNDEAKDAIRRDLESAVASATHCTEEFQTINVTINKSSNFKDGSAHSAKKTKLEHKGSENDSNLNKSETIVTTKSNIVTTATVTTTQQTIKTVDGIVQSMHESITSHNSTTFLSETKTSNINNVGSKTTIINKRGRTVQRSTVAKELNADGTERIYTASSTEGKVYLKKVAISLADRRKKRTPVKYPLCSTFCTKNKRRSILLLPQHELRKLARVGGRIPVQGFHHMAKANLSVWPYPCPRPLFKTCWLYRTVGLKSLAAAALQLRILWACLRWDDMAAKPLSTDGKHQITTDTEIMSLEILKHRHVGQFLDRTQYLRRKVVIPLELPKQIREVTSIRSGLRKRKRPESPQSTEPQVTEEWVDEDKLELWEIKQYGDRLEKANAQIITRSRSGVPQSVVVGPNRNAGSNSGIDQLVSGKATPEEIKEKMEQQLRMQRAAHQQKRALETLKSPANSSSSNTQLVKVTANSAHDGSVKLVSKVAIPASPNSGSKSQLTSLLTTPTQNKTFIGTRRIYMAKSADGTTKVVSGPTSILPKTSQTQSGNQQQSLIKVSGQTGTPTGTVQHIQQRVQILRGPDGKLQVRGLMPGQQLVQMPDGKLHVLNTAQAITTTITPTTGTTSNAPTTQTKTIIASTAKVSTSNSGTSNKNSPAKIVTTLSQVSTPQQSQTQSQQVQKIGKSSTVTIANVTSTQPAKSAIVVANTGQIVQGAQVISSGSQVLSGNQIVVTNANLAQQLASGKAQLTTIGGHQVVIRSTPTGNQIVHLNSSNSSIIVKNAVSSNKQVPVLQTTQVITSTIAQTPETTSVNITSNSLSSTSCTTSTTNQTTTVPPPGSIEASLLAGQPPGTVIKCVTAQVIQTTQGPRIVLQGLQGADFTPQQLAMVQQQVKQQLLKAQATTGKQGVLGPTKIYLAVQPAPGSNQQAQTSQTSTTASTPTVPTSKQQVQHPTDSPPPATEPQTGIESIPELPQASVPNSPEKPKVVVQQVGRANNIVTEESQKINVVNGQQSSQSVKDDSSTNKFILTPDYIQQTIKNALKQENLNPEIEEKLLQLQRYQEKQMKGGIESSVTSNQIHSTPIITTPRAPSRKRPAPSNIPPVTTTSNIQLTTNEKDIDWAEIPKKKSAPKQENREIPKIQKLNEQSENESISKNRIVKLKDNQEQRRKQQVHSRMQVLLFRHKELLKKDILKKRALLEKELQIDIQKDLSIELATRTKAERHKQDEVKVGSAKRKANAQIAQVSPPNRGGRPKKHKAQANSNTSPSASSTATPSRIKKEKLYCLCRTPYDETKFYVGCDLCNNWFHGDCVGITEEMSKSLSEFVCTECRHARDTQELYCLCKQPYDESQFYICCDKCQDWFHGRCVGILQSEADNIDEYVCPNCQRNSSVNFANMKNLNAKDLDLLKKLIKQIQAHKSAWPFMEPVDPNEAPDYYKVIKEPMDLQTIELRINDRSYKKLSEFIGDMTKIFDNCRYYNPKESPFFKCAESLETYFVHKIKSLREKFSEGK
- the LOC124947897 gene encoding nucleosome-remodeling factor subunit NURF301 isoform X3 encodes the protein MTGRGSKRRGRPPKSVVMERPKKFQYHLMKKPKYLQNKDSETPNSQPSTPTASRPSSPVESEESRRSTRNRKSRGPRDRHSRKGGHSSSGAYQRRGYNPNVDYHDSEYHYGSDFGDESSEKSEVEEDPLQSDIDSSESMEEPDPSSDSDFSLSSYSTTSGTPRKTLLSQQRPPSPEPLWLQNRELPSLTPPKSSDDLLVPKELVMPSLSIYEVLRHFRTLVRLSSFRFEDFCAALMCEDQTNLLAEIHIMLIKALLREEDSQQTHFGPLDQKDSVNVSLYFVDSMTWPEVLRSYVESDKSFDQNVLQILTTSEYPFTSTENRIKVLQFLTDQFLITNPVREDLLHEGNMHYDDHCRVCHRLGDLLCCETCPAVFHLECVEPPLVDVPTEDWQCSTCKAHKVTGVADCIPDVEKNGSLCRQEHLGFDRHGRKYWFLARRVFVESENGEVWYYSTPLQLEELMHCLDRNEMEVALYRELSDYKDEIVRQMELTESITNQFKGNKKSYLEIENSLIQKIQKERQEKQEKEEEEKKEKQRQEAEEMVRRIHEGSDSLEERLTATTEQDNKGVVEEQMTTQVPEMIAENIEVDGATNVSTTLNTDVANNTVKPNTTSSSEEMEEETAEGEENVSKIGKDGKKHTIVTRSKTGSLQPRTFNMDDLKRRSTASMSREELEKLDKSLKEEGESTRLTRQKAHQIASGTHLFKLGMDNNFKSYVNQYSTNPIALNKIQRNEERDKKRHLSHKFSLTQASEFKWVGSLTGTRALLVSTLRQTILQLESSIQAPFMHTNWPLLRKPWTTAVGACINPRDFARALIVLQACIKAVVFASVWHDQLGHVKLQRVTALEREEKKRQDKKEKKEKEDEEERNRLFNFVKYTLGLKHQVWKQKGEEYRVHGQGGWLWVSASRRYRFSNMRKLGLRTGPQKIMVQIRDQGGIKILALDPPTYEFLIKEYCSSPDGKNDIDKTTVKKEIDDLSMEELSIDNSTKKIKQECKMENVKSEENAEIKQEVDKNGPVAVPKTEQTAIKQEIKMNLSSGMKIEKVFTPIKEFEEIDITKALTTPGRLHYPKIGKKTRIDDFLARRTHLKLLEERRLLQSEKTKELTGQTGGHKIVDGDTDIDIENNDESDTDGGDGSLQSILSGKQQPNKAMSSAAKEMLNAIGKRIQQVRGQYANIMKLGKNGSCYSQYCNMTTMPGKIAITAQSLTSTCYSPICLQKARLKRDLIALLRKANALNNNQVPSHSSQNKTDGNDEAKDAIRRDLESAVASATHCTEEFQTINVTINKSSNFKDGSAHSAKKTKLEHKGSENDSNLNKSETIVTTKSNIVTTATVTTTQQTIKTVDGIVQSMHESITSHNSTTFLSETKTSNINNVGSKTTIINKRGRTVQRSTVAKELNADGTERIYTASSTEGKVYLKKVAISLADRRKKRTPVKYPLCSTFCTKNKRRSILLLPQHELRKLARVGGRIPVQGFHHMAKANLSVWPYPCPRPLFKTCWLYRTVGLKSLAAAALQLRILWACLRWDDMAAKPLSTDGKHQITTDTEIMSLEILKHRHVGQFLDRTQYLRRKVVIPLELPKQIREVTSIRSGLRKRKRPESPQSTEPQVTEEWVDEDKLELWEIKQYGDRLEKANAQIITRSRSGVPQSVVVGPNRNAGSNSGIDQLVSGKATPEEIKEKMEQQLRMQRAAHQQKRALETLKSPANSSSSNTQLVKVTANSAHDGSVKLVSKVAIPASPNSGSKSQLTSLLTTPTQNKTFIGTRRIYMAKSADGTTKVVSGPTSILPKTSQTQSGNQQQSLIKVSGQTGTPTGTVQHIQQRVQILRGPDGKLQVRGLMPGQQLVQMPDGKLHVLNTAQAITTTITPTTGTTSNAPTTQTKTIIASTAKVSTSNSGTSNKNSPAKIVTTLSQVSTPQQSQTQSQQVQKIGKSSTVTIANVTSTQPAKSAIVVANTGQIVQGAQVISSGSQVLSGNQIVVTNANLAQQLASGKAQLTTIGGHQVVIRSTPTGNQIVHLNSSNSSIIVKNAVSSNKQVPVLQTTQVITSTIAQTPETTSVNITSNSLSSTSCTTSTTNQTTTVPPPGSIEASLLAGQPPGTVIKCVTAQVIQTTQGPRIVLQGLQGADFTPQQLAMVQQQVKQQLLKAQATTGKQGVLGPTKIYLAVQPAPGSNQQAQTSQTSTTASTPTVPTSKQQVQHPTDSPPPATEPQTGIESIPELPQASVPNSPEKPKVVVQQVGRANNIVTEESQKINVVNGQQSSQSVKDDSSTNKFILTPDYIQQTIKNALKQENLNPEIEEKLLQLQRYQEKQMKGGIESSVTSNQIHSTPIITTPRAPSRKRPAPSNIPPVTTTSNIQLTTNEKDIDWAEIPKKKSAPKQENREIPKIQKLNEQSENESISKNRIVKLKDNQEQRRKQQVHSRMQVLLFRHKELLKKDILKKRALLEKELQIDIQKDLSIELATRTKAERHKQDEVKVGSAKRKANAQIAQVSPPNRGGRPKKHKAQANSNTSPSASSTATPSRIKKEKLYCLCRTPYDETKFYVGCDLCNNWFHGDCVGITEEMSKSLSEFVCTECRHARDTQELYCLCKQPYDESQFYICCDKCQDWFHGRCVGILQSEADNIDEYVCPNCQRNSSVNFANMKNLNAKDLDLLKKLIKQIQAHKSAWPFMEPVDPNEAPDYYKVIKEPMDLQTIELRINDRSYKKLSEFIGDMTKIFDNCRYYNPKESPFFKCAESLETYFVHKIKSLREKFSEGK